Part of the Temnothorax longispinosus isolate EJ_2023e chromosome 5, Tlon_JGU_v1, whole genome shotgun sequence genome is shown below.
GAGCAATCACTGTTCCGTCACTGCCTGTCTCATTTACTTATCGTATTTCGTATCGTCACTTCAACACGTGCTCCACATCGAAGCAAGGTAATAAACCTATACAAGCATAGATATATGaatctttgtaatataattataataaatatatagggTGAGTTATATTTCATGTGCCAATTATCTTTGCTAATTATCTTAGAGTATTGGTttaatggaaaaatgttttagataaaagttggaCGGTTCGAAGGGGTCAATAGGCGCCGCGATCTTATTAGcatattattagattttgggtCCGCGGGGTCGCGTGTTAAGcccagtcaaattttttaaaataaaaaccctcattttttattatatcgatCGTCTTTTTCTACTAACTAATTttaacaacttttgtctgaaacattttttatttgctttatacttttttgagatatttcaggaaaacttggtaatttttttcaatgtttagCTTTACGATATCTCAATAATTGTTTGTTGGAGGAAAGAGTGATACAGGACTTTTTGACTTAAATTGGTCTCAAGAATATACtgttgcaataataataccctaatttttttaatatttgtgtatatacatGAAAACCCCAAGAGAAGATGGggttttccatttaaaaaatttaactaggCCGAACACGGGTCTCGGTCGGAcctaaaatctaataagaacGTTTATTGGTCCTCTCTGAACCCttcaacttttatctaaaatattttaccaataaacaaatactttttgagataattgatggaggtaatttttattgacaCACGAAATAAAACTCACCCTGTATGATACCTATTATATAGCGTTTTGTGTGACATACATGGCTAACAAAGCACGaagattattacattattacgtATTGTTTGAGATCACGATAATTCGTAGCGAAAATCGCTTTCGGTTGCATGCCAGTGCACACACGCTttcgataaattataactCGCTTGGATTTTCGTTTTAAATGATTCGTATTACTGTTAAGTTATAGCATGGATTTTTCTAAGTTACTACGTCCATTTTTTTGTAGAGTTATAGCGTTTTAAAAATCCAGCGCGCGCATGAAATGACACCACGGatattttttgcttataaattCACATAGTATAGTAGGCGTCATTAATGCCTTCCACCTGAAGCATAGTACATGTAACGTGCACTATAGAAATCCCAAGAACACAGCTAGGAAGGCATTAATGACGCCTTCTGTACATACGACgcatctatatgtatatggcTGGATTctgggagcgcgctattagcgctatatttgcttattctatccttgttttacctgatgagcgataaagatagaacgatgcaatagcgctaatagcgcgctccccgaacgcagccaaaCGTCCGTATCTCGCGTCAacagtatatatgtaaacagCCGAGAACCCTCGCACGACCTCGCACCTCGCACTCGCATTGTCTTGTGTACGAGACCggtaaaattttctttgaataCCTACGTACTTAGCTCGGTCCTTAGTTCTGTCTGATTTTGTCACGTTCTGTCACGCTCCGTGCGAAAACTGCGAAAGCACTCGATAATCGAGACCGATCCTAAAGGTAAGCATGTCTTACAAAACGATTTCTTTCAATTCCCCTGGATTCTCTGATTGTGAGACTAACAAACATCTCGGGGGTCAATTGCTGTAGATGTGGTAAATGTGGATAGATGTTGCGGTTCAACGATAATAAAGTTcgtgcaacttttttttttttttacatagtaGTTTTGTCCTTTTATTCCTCTGTATCATTTCTACAACGTACCTTTCTTTTGTCGAAAcgttatcttaaatatttgtttcgcAACTTTGCAATACCGACTTGActtattttcctctttttctttggtGTATTTTCACGAACAACGGTCATGCGACCGTCAGGATCCCTTGGTGAGAGACTTTTTCAAAGACGTTGAAAGTGTGTGTTGTACATCAGTGTAAAAATTCGACTATAActacaatattatttcatgttGAAGGCTACTTCagcaaaatgtataaatgtaacaaACATGGCTAAATAGCGATAGGAGTGATAACGTTAcgctctatatatatatatatatatataagtcaatCCAGCCGGTTGGTATTCGCATGCTAATCTCTCCTGTCTAATCTGTCCGTTTATCTGTCTAACTAGAGCTGCGCCCATTCGTATCTTAACGTATTTCATTATGAAAAATCGATTTGCAGATTATAATTTAGATGAAACTCTTAGTACGTTGAGATATGCCGATCGTGCGCGCAAGATAAAGAACAAGCCGATCGTGAATCAAGATCCGAGAGTAGCGGAGATCAATCGCTTGAACAAATTTTGGTTCAGGAACTGCGGCTGGCCCTTATGAGTCAAGAACTCGGCATAACGTGTCCCGAGGAGCATGAGGCACTCGAGGAGAAATATCGTGTATTACAACACAAACTCAGAGACAGactggaaaaattaaatttgaatttaggAGAAATTGCAATTATGCAGGAACGAGCGGAAATGGCAGAACAAGCTcgagaaaaaattagatttgcCATGGCATTATTATTAGACgaattcaagcaagttttacAAGATTTCGATACTTGTTCTGAAATCGATAACGAAAAGCGTAATAAATTAGAAGCGATATACCAAAGGATGTTGAGTAAGAGCTTTTCGCAACGTAAACCGTTGCGTTAATTATGTCGCAAATATTTTGtcgcaaattataaattttggtGTGAGTCTGTAACTCTTCTCTTATTTTACCCGCACAGATATCCAAAATGATGAAAGGAAAGCATCTGAAGAGCTTATAAATCATGAAATATCCGACTCCAAAAATTGCGTCTCACACGTGGCGGAGGATGTAGCGGAACGTGTACGTGCAGAGGAATCGAACAATGTCGAAGACAGTTTGGATTACTTTGACAAAAAGGAAGAGGAGCATACCTTACGGCAAGCGGAGCGAAACAACGAggtgcaaaatattaataaggaACTGGCGCTTAAAGAAAGCTTCGTGTCGGAACTCATAAAAAGCGCCACTCAAGAAACTGCCGAAAGCCGTAAGAACATCATTGAGATGGAGCAAGAATCCAAACGGCTACATGCGGAAAAGGAGGAACATTTACAAGCGGTACACGCGCACAACGTCAGCTCCAAGTAAGTccaaaattgatgtaattggTGAGACGCTTTAATCggtcgttttgtgcaaaaacgcgtcgattaagcctaagttcaacgaaatcgatgaggaggccactattctGCATATTTACCATTATactattactttatattttccatttttttttaagagagaaTATGACATCCAATTATCATTCCTCACATTGCGAAAATGATGTCAGATATCCTTATACTGACAGAGTAGCGGTAGGAGAGGATTATGTTGATTTCATCTATCAATTTGTGAAGGATAGCAATATATCCACAAAGGACTGTAAGAATGCTGCTAGCATAAGTAATattcgtaataatataattggaaCACCTAGCAATTTTCCAAGCCATGAAGATTTTCTTTTGGTATGTGTATTTTCTGTTctgtaaaaagtatataatcgcaaaatttaatttatgctaCATTTGGTAATattcaatacttttttttattctttaacacTATAGGAGACgtataatttcgatatttcaatatctccATGGCAGAAACAAGTGCCATATGCAGCATATGCTTATGTACCAAAGTatctaaaagatttttattttgatcataTTGGTACGTAACATTTGAAttgataaataagatattgttaCGGAAAATGTTTGTGTTCAGAAAaggttataattaaattttctattttgaagaTCTCGAATTTCATGAAGCTGTATATCCAATCAGAATCTCTATATATGAAGTATATATGAAGAACAATTTTGGGAACGTAATTGAAGTTTGGGCTCAAGATTCTGAAGATGAGGATCGGTGGATTTTATTATGGAATCAATCGCTGTTTAAATTCCACGAAGTTTGTCGGTTAACCGAACGTAGACGTTGGGGATCACGGATATTTTCTCCGCCTTTACGGTCTTCTAACTTTAAAACCAAAATGCTCAGACTACAATTTATATCCAACTCTTGCACACAGCTAGATGCTGTGATGCTGATCGGTAcatcaaaattgatttttcctaaaaatccTGAAGATGAGAGTATAACTAATCTCTTACACCGCATTCGGAAACAACGACATTCTTGTTCAAAGAGATTTTGTTCTTCTCATTCTAAAGATTGCTCAAGAATTCAACAAGAACTATATTATACAACACATGATTATGAAAATGCATACTTGGATATAATTGATCTTCAAATggaattttcatattattgcattatttgtaaaaggtatTATAATTGTCGACATTAagtaatcttattttattttcttaacacTGCGCGGACACCGTGGGACTTTTAAGGCACAgtcgatttttcatttatgattCCCACAGGAATGGCTTCAGCGCTTACGTTGGCTCTCCTCCCTAAAAAATCTTGGTAATAGTGGGCATGTAACTGCCAAGCGGCATTAAGGTTCGACAGTTCGTTGTGCCATACCAAGCAATCGAAGTGTAGTATGTGCCTTCAAACACCCAGGGTGTCCACTTTGGATGCTAAACGGCAGACGGAACAGCATGTTACGCTCGGCGTGTCGGCTACACAGATGAAGGAGCTTGTGCGTTGCTGTGCCTTGCACAGCCATGCCCTCCACATGCTATAGCATATGCTATTCCGTCTGC
Proteins encoded:
- the LOC139813568 gene encoding F-box/LRR-repeat protein 4-like; the protein is MSQELGITCPEEHEALEEKYRVLQHKLRDRLEKLNLNLGEIAIMQERAEMAEQAREKIRFAMALLLDEFKQVLQDFDTCSEIDNEKRNKLEAIYQRMLNIQNDERKASEELINHEISDSKNCVSHVAEDVAERVRAEESNNVEDSLDYFDKKEEEHTLRQAERNNEVQNINKELALKESFVSELIKSATQETAESRKNIIEMEQESKRLHAEKEEHLQAVHAHNVSSKENMTSNYHSSHCENDVRYPYTDRVAVGEDYVDFIYQFVKDSNISTKDCKNAASISNIRNNIIGTPSNFPSHEDFLLETYNFDISISPWQKQVPYAAYAYVPKYLKDFYFDHIDLEFHEAVYPIRISIYEVYMKNNFGNVIEVWAQDSEDEDRWILLWNQSLFKFHEVCRLTERRRWGSRIFSPPLRSSNFKTKMLRLQFISNSCTQLDAVMLIGTSKLIFPKNPEDESITNLLHRIRKQRHSCSKRFCSSHSKDCSRIQQELYYTTHDYENAYLDIIDLQMEFSYYCIICKSDIATSFHKLAHKQVFREEDVSSSRQGYVNHPLLRNHWNYVKFIEDIKLSSGESKEQEDSFFALPDEIIRIILKYLDMRSFCRMSKVNKRFNNLTQDSSLFKCLNLRNLKKEYSKDSYFCYDKILSYFASKCTDLRQLDLTASCISEPDFVNFLQSCGHCLTHLRLSSCEFVGKLSLLKISEICKNLKVFDLSYCVALGKMDQEFSSLENLEFLENLDFGESDVKRTESLCKILQKTRRMRDLNLSSCYWDNFEPLHVDVITIQLKNSCPDLEIIDLSGNIITSRGIHALAECKNLRKLSMKNVNINEDCTIVKHSLHKLFSSCQCLEEVNLMDLDYRDGSSINENVYEGLTLCKNLRQLYLWDTDSFAILEQCPKLQTIYVRKWWKFDDHVHMRDDIAQAKEKYPHVSILEYQKGTSDAVDEEWLEM